Genomic window (Mycolicibacterium smegmatis):
CGAGCACCAGGGCGATGGCGATCGAGACCACCGTGAGGATCAGCGTCATCCGCAGGCCGATCATGAGGATGGGGAACGTGCTCTTGAGCAGGCCGAGGAATGAGTTGTCGTTGTCGACGGCCTCCTCGCCGAGGTAGGTGGAGATGATCTCGTCGTAGCGCCCGGATTCCTTGAGTTGCGCCAGTCCGGCGTTGAATTTCTGCAGCAGTTCGGCATTCTGGCCCTTGTTGACCGCGAAGCCGTAGTTGGCGCCCTTCTCCTTGGGCGTGACGGTCTTGAAGCCGTTGCCTTGCGCGATGCCGTACTGCAGCACCGGGTAGTCCTCGAACACCGCCTGCGAGTTGCCGGTGCGCACCTCGTCGAACATCGATGCGGAATCGGCGAAATAGACGGTGGTGAACCCGTATTTGTCCTTGATGGACTCGGCGAACTCGGCGCCTTCTGTGCCGTTCTTGACCGCGACGCGCTTGCCACGCAGGTCCTCGTAGCTCTTGATGTCGTCGTCGGATGCCAGCACGGCCATCTGGACGCCCGATTCGAAGTACGGGTCGGAGAAGTCGAACACCTTCTTGCGCTCGTCGGTGATCGACATGCCCGCGATGACGCCATCGGCCTGATTGGCCTGTACGGCCTGCAGAGCGGCGTCGAAGCCGAGCGGTTTGATGGTGACGGTGAAGTTCTGGTCGGCCGCGATCTCGTTGATGAGATCGATGTCGATGCCGACGAATTTCCCGGAGGCGTCCTGGAATTCGAAAGGCGCGAACGTGATGTCGGTTGCGACGACGTACGTCTCGCCCTCGGCCGACGCGGTCGCAGGCGCCACCATCGGGATCAGACCCACCAGCGCGGCGACCGCGAGCATGAGCAGGCGGAACGGATTTCGCGGTCCCGACCTTCGGCTGTGAACGTGCTGTGACCGTCTGGCGCGCATGTTCGGACCCCCTTTTGGCGGCGACACGGGACTTTTCACCGTATCGCTACCGCGGGAGCGCCCGGGGAGTTTTGGCGGCGCGCCGCGTCAGGGACCGACTTTGTAGTGACTGCTGATCGCGATGCGGTTGAACGCGTTGATGGTCACCGCGAGCCACCTCAGCACAGCGACCTGCTGTGTGCTCAGCGCGGTCAGCAGTTCGGCATCCGAGGCCCGTGGCGGGTTCGAGATGTCGGTGATCTCCTCGGCGATCGCCAGCGCCGCGCGTTCCTCGTCGGTGAAGTAGGCGGTTTCCCGCCAGGCCGGGATCACGGCGATCCGGTCGGTGCTCTCGCCCTTGGCCAACGCGTCACGCACGTGCATGCGCAGGCAGAACGCGCATCCGTTGATCTGTGACGCGCGGATCCGCACCAGTTCGACGGCCAGCGGACTGACGCCGGCATCGGCGGCGGCCTTCTCGCACTGCTCGTTGAGCGTGATCACCGACTTGTAGGCCTCGGGCAACGCGGTGTTGAGCGCCGGGCGACTGGACATGTGTTCCCTCCTGAACCGACCTGTTCTGACCTACCGGCGATCTCCAGCTGATCTCCACACAGCCTTCAAGCGCCCGGTCTCGCGTGACGACACGATCGACACATACCGAAAACGCCGAACGTTCGAGCCGATCATCCCGGCTCACCAACTCAAGGAGTCCACATGACGTCGACCAGGACACGCCAGGCCTTCGCGGCAGCGGGAGCAGGCGCGGCAGCGCTGAGCGCACTTCTCGCGTTCGCCACCCCGGCACACGCTGAGTCCGCCGCCCTGACCATCGGCCAGCTTGAGGCGCAGGGCTTCGATGTGCGGGTGGATCGTGTCGGAAGCGCACCGCTCGAGCAGTGCGTGGTCACGGGAATCCGCAATCCGCGCGAGCGCACCAGGATCGTGCGGTTCGACGGCCCGCGCGGTCGCGACCGGCTGGTTCCCGTGGTGGTGCAGCGCAGCATCACGGTGTCGCTCGACTGCTCACGGCGATGATGGTGGTGCACAACGAAAATGGGCGCCGGCGGCCCGGCGCCCACCTCGGCGTCTACTCCGCGCCGCCGCCGGAGCCACCGCCGTCGGATTCCGAACCACCCGACTTGGTCGAGGATTCTTGTTTGACCGGCTTGGCCGGCTTGGCCTTCTTGCCACTCAGCCCGGCCACGGCATCCTTCACACCGTTCCTGACGTTCTTGATGGCGCCACGGATCCCGTTGCGGATGTCCTTGACCGCGTTGACCTTCTTCGGCTTGGCCACGGTGGAGGGCTTGGCCGGGGTCGTGATGGCTTCCTCGCTGTCGTCGGCCACCGGCTTGGCCTCGCTCGCGGCCGACGCCGACGCGGCGTCAGTCGCCGACGGTGCCTGCTTGGTCGAGGTGTCCGTGGCCGCAGCAGGGGCGTCCGTCGTCGCCTCCGCCGGCGTGGTGACTGCACCAGCGGCGGGTGTCTCGGGTCCCACGAGCGCCTTCGGCACATCCAGCGTCACCGAAGCCCTGGTCAGCGCAGCCGGCTCGGCCACGGCCGCCGTGCCGGCCGCCGTCTTGGCTGCGGTGGTCGCCGGGGCGATCGCGTCCGCCACCATGTCCCGCAGGGTGAGCAGTCCGGCGACCACGCCCTGCGGCCCGAGGAGACCGGCGCTGAACCCCGGCATCCCCGGGGCGCCGTTGAGCAGTGCGTAGGTGAAGTTCGGCCCGAGGTTGATCACCGCGTTCGCAACCTTCTCGAGGTCGCCGGTCTTGATCCCCGCGAACACGTCGTCACCGGCCGCGCCGACCGCGTCGGTGAGGTCGGTGAGCAACTGGACAGGCGCCAACAACGGGCCGAGGACGTTGTAGACCTCGGGTTCGGCGAGCAGATCGATGACCGACAACGTATTGGCGACGGGCTGGCGGATGGCGTTCTGCAAGCCGGCCCAGACGTCGGGATTGAACAGCAAGGTGTCGACCACACCGTTGACGACGGGCCCGAGGACGGTCTGCAGCACGGTCTCCAGCGCACCCGTGACGTCACCTGCGGAGAACTTCTCGACCGCGGACTGCAACTGTTCCGGGGTGTCGGCGAGTGCGGTGATGACGCTGGATGTGAACACCTCGGCGAACGTGGCCACCCCCGCGGCACTGTTCACCTGGTTACGCACGATGTTCGACAGGATCGGCGCCGGAGCGGCGGCGATGCGTGCGGTCAGGGCCTCGGCGTTCTTGAGGGCTGCGGTGAACGCCGCGGCGTAGCCGTCGATGGGGTTGGCCAAAGCGGACAGGGCGACACCGGCCGACGACTGTGCGCGCTCGGTGATGTCCGGTGGCAACGGGGCCACCGGACTGACCGCGATGACGCCTGCTCCTGCGAACGCCACGCCCGCAGTGAGGTAGGAGCGAACAGCTTGTTGCATCGATTCTCCTTTTGCTGAGTGAAACCCCCGGGCGGAGAACTTACTCCCAAGTAGGTTTTTCGCAAAGGAAAATTGCAAGTCACGAAGCACGTTTCATGATCAGCGTCTACGCCAGCGGAACATAGGGAAGCAATTCGAAGTTAGCTGCTGCACATGCGGGCGCAACCATTCCGCAACGCCCTTGAGGCAATTTCCACCGAGCCACCCGGCAACGTCGCGCCAGACCGGACCGTGCGATGCCACGCGGTTGCACGGGAGGCCGGGTCCCGCTTCTTACTCCTGAGTAAGTTCTGCGACTATGGTGTGGCGCACGTTGCGGGTATGACTATGAACCGCCTCACATTCATCGGTTCCAGCTAACTGCGTCACCCCCACGAACATGGGACCGCCAGCAACGTCCGTTGTACAAATTGGCGATCTTGTCCAATTCGCTGGCGCATTCAGTCGATCTGTAAAGCGCGGATTCCGTCGCATCCAGGACGCGTCACCACCCGTCAGTGCGGTTCAGCACGGAGCCACCGTCGAAGCGTCCCGTCCTGAGCAAGGTCGGGAAGTGCGCGACGCCGAACAGCGGGTCGTGGGCCGGTTCGCCGCACACGCGAGCGCCGAGGCGCAGGTATCCGCGCACCAGCGCGGGTACCGGCGAGTCCGACACCGCTGCAGTGTCCAGGGGCATGTCATCGAGGGGCACGCCGTCGATCACCACAGGCCGGTACGGGTGCACTGCGTAGCAGTCCGGCGTCGCGAAGTCGCGACGCATGAAGTCGCGCACCGCACGCACCTGGGCGCCGGGAACGCTGCCCAGCGGATGCGTCGGCACCGTGATGCAGCCGAAGAGGTGGTCGTAGCCATATCGATCGGCGTAGTCGAGGATGGCCGACCACATCATCATCAGGACAGCGCCGTTGCGGTGATCGGCCCGCACCACGGCGTGCCCCCATTCGAGCAGGGACAGCCGGAGCGGGTCGAGAGCCGTGAGGTCGAAGGATTTCGCGGCGTACAGACCCCCGGTGGCGAACACGCCGCCGGTCGGCAGGATCCGGGCACAGCCCACCAGTTCCTCGGTGCGGTTGTCACGCACCAACACGTGTACGCAGTGGTCGTCGAAACTGTCGGCGTCGAATCCGGTTCCGGCGGCGGTGTATCCGCACTCGTCGGTGAGCACTTCACGGCGCAGCCGTTGCCCGGCCTCGATGAGTTCGGTGTCGGTGGACAGCAGCACGCTGTAGCGCGGCGCGACCGTCAGGGGTTCCGCCTGAACCTGAACGTAGGTGGTGGCCATCGCGATCCTCCTGTCGAACGAACAATCAACCTGGAATCACAGTGGCGCACAATGAACTCCATGACAGTCGGTCGATCGGCGGGGAGAACGGATGAATCCGGTGTCCCCTGTTCGGGGGACACCGGATTCACGACGGACGCAGGAACTGAAGCATCGGGAAGTGCGCGACCCCGAACTCGGGGTCATACGCCGGGTCACCACACAGCCTGGCGCCGAGGCGAACCTGCGCGGCCAGCGGTTCGGGCAGCGTGCACTGTGGTTCGTGTCCGGGCAGGTGCAGCGCATCGTGTACCACGGGCCGGTACGGGCGCACGGTGTAGCGGCCGGGCGCCGCGTGCTCGCGCCTCAGCAGGTTGCGCATCGCGCGGACCTCGCCGGCGGGGTGCAGCGGCATCGGGACACTGCCCACGAGGTGTGCGTAGCCGTGCTGCTCGGCGTACCCGAGCACTCCCGACCACAAGGCGAGCGCGGCCCGGCTGTTGCGGTGTCCGGGACGGATCACCGCCCGGCTGAATTCGAGGGCGGCCGGCCGCAACGGATCGAGCGCCGAGACATCGAATGCCGTTGCGAGATAGAGCCCTCCGGCGTCGGTCGCGCCGTCGTGGGGCAGAATCCGGCAGCTGCCCACCAGCTCGCCCGAGGCGTCGTCACGCACCAGGACATGTAGACAGTGTTCGTCGAAGCGGTCACCGTCGAGCGCCGGCGCGGGAAGGCCGTGTCCGGCGAGCGCCTCGTGACGCAGCCGCAGCGCGTCCTCGACCACCTCCGATGACAGCCGCACGCTGTAGCTCGCAGGCTCGTGGCCGGTGCGGACCGCGTTGATGCTCATGAGACCCCCGTTCGTCAGACCGATCGGCCTGACATGACTGTGACGCACGGGGGCGTCGATTTCTGTCGGCCGATCGGCGTCACAACGGGAGGAAGTGCTGTCCCCCGGTCAGTCGATCCGGATGACGTATGTGCCGTCCTCGTCGCGCTCGATCTCGTTCTCGAGCGCGTTGACCCATACCGGGGTGTCGCGTCGCGACCCGAGGAACGCGCCGATCACGGCGCCGCCGGGCTGCAGATCGACATTCCACTCGTCGGCTTGGGCGACGATGGTGACGATCTCCTCGCCGTTGGCGCGGCGGATCGAGATCACCTGGCCGTTGGCTTCCTCGTCGTCGAGTTCGGCTTCGTAATCGTCCAACTCGATGTCGTCTGCGTTCTCAGCATCCAGTCCCGCGGAATCCTCATGCACGCCGAAGACTGTACTCAGCATCCACAGGGGCTACCTGCCACGTGTTCCAAGTTGCCGCAGATCGACGCCTGAGACACGGCACAGCATCTCCGAGAAGATTTGCCCGCCCGGCCAATTCACGCGTCCACCAGCATCAAGATCAGCGTCGTGGATAGCTGCCCATAGAGGTAGTGCACTACGCGCGAATCAAACGGCCCGTCCCCATAGTTTTTCCTTCTGTAAGCGTCATCCACCCCCGGGCGCAAACGAAAGAAGTCCGACATGAGCAAGCACCCCGTGCCGTCCATGCCCGCTGTGCCGTGTGCGCGTGCCGCACGGCGCCCGCACCCGGTCCATCGGGACCGCCCGCCCAACATCGACGGCCCCGTTCTGATCACCCCGCAGCAGGTGCTGTTCAGCACCGCTGCTGCCGCAGGCCGGCCGACGCGCCGCCTCGGGTTCCTGTGGCGGGTGGCGTCGGCCCCATCGCGTCTGGTGTCGCGAACCCGGACGTGGACCGCGGCCCGGCGCGAGCGCCACAGGCCCCACGTACGACTGGGTTTCATGGAGGAGGCGGCGATGTCACGGGAGATGGACCGGCTGTAGCTGTTCACAACCGAACGATGAATAGCCGGTCAAACCAACAGCTTTGGCTGCGGATTCGTGCTCCCGGTCACATTTCCGGGCTACGGGGCACGACACGCCGGGGCCGAAGTCGCACTGCGTCCCGCGTCACATGCCCCCGTGCCCTACGGTGTGCTGCGTGAACCGCCCCGAATCCGCCCGGCACATCAGGAATATGGCAAGGCGATCCTGACTTATGACCCCAAAGCGGGTCGTCACACGTTATTTGACAGAAGACGTTTATGTACCAACGAGACAGGGAACAATGGGCGCTCCGGCGACGTTGCCCTAGCACCGGCCTAAGAAAGGAAGGATGACCATGGCTACCGATTACGACGCGCCTCGTACCAAAGAGGTCGACGAGGTTGCCGACGAGTCACTCGAAGACCTTGCCGCCCGACGCGCGTCCGCCGACACTGCGGTGATCGACGAGGACGAGGTCGTCGACTCATTCGACCTCCCCGACGTGGACCTCACCGGTGAGGAACTCACAGTCCGGGTGGTCCCCAAGCAGCAGGACGAGTTCACCTGCTCCAGCTGCTTCCTGGTGCAGCACCAGAACCGTCTGGCTCTGCAACGCGGCAACGAGCAGATCTGCGTCGACTGCGTCTGAACAGCATCTGAGAAGACACCGGTCGTCGAGGCCGGACCCGGCGAGGGCCGACTGAACGTCACACTTCGCGCTGGGCCGGTTCTCGTAGGCCGGTGTCTTCTTCTGTGTCCGCCGCAGCCGACGAGCGCCGCAGCACCTGCGGGCGCAACCGCTCCGGCAGCGCGAACACCATCGCGGCCAGTGCGGCGACGATGCCCAGCGAGGCCGCCACGAGCAGCAGAGCCGGCGCGTGCCAGATGTTCTCCAGCAGCATGAAGAAGCCGAACCCGAGGAAAAGCACCGCCGCGGCGATCTGGATCATCCGCTCGGGCAGATGCTTGCCGGCGATGGCCCCGACCACGATGGCCAGCGCGTCGGCGGCCACCATGCCGATGGTCGACCCGATCCACACCCCCACCCAGTCGTTGTCAGCTGCCAGGGTGATGGTCGCGAGCATCGTCTTGTCGCCGAGCTCGGCCAGCAGGAACGCCGAGGTGACCGCGAAGAACGCCGGCGCGCTCGTGCGTTGGGCCCGGGTGGCCTCGTCCTCGGAGAGGCGGTCGCCGCGCAGCGTCCACAGCCCGAAGAACACGAACGCGACGCCCGCGACGATGCCCAGCAGATGGGTCGGTAGCGCGGCTCCCAGGTAATGGCCGACCGCGACAGAGATGAGGTGGACGGCCGTGGTCGCGAGCGTGATGCCGCCGAGGACAACCCACCAGCGGTAACGCAATGCAAAGGTCATCGCCATGAGCTGCGATTTGTCCCCGAGCTCGGCGATGAAGATGACTCCGAAGCTCAGCGCCAGCGCGGCCAGCATGAGGCTCCTTCTTCTGGGGCTGCCCGGGCGGAAAGCAGATGCCTCCGACCGGCAGCCTGACGGCTGTTACGGCCGAAGGTCTCGCTCGCCGAATGAATTCGGTGATTGGCCGGGCGCCGCGTTGCGCCAGTATGTCGACCAACCGCATCCGCCACCGGATGTGACGGGCAGGAACTACTCCCCTTCGCAACGGCCAGACTACCCACGCTCGGCGCGAGCAGCAACTTGTTTAGTGGTTCAAATTCATCGCGCGGGGATGACAAGTTTGCTGCTCAGAGCCATCAAATGTAAATGTTCGGGTAACCGATACTTTCAGTGTGGCAACCCTTGCGCCTAAGCGGTCCGATTACGCGCCGACTCCTGCCAGGCGCGGGCCGCGACGAGTTCGGGTATCAGCACCTCGGTCAGCAGGCGCACGAGATCACCGGCGTCGTCATCTGTGTCGCCCGGGTAGCGCACCGTGAACTGCGCGCTGGGGACGTCGCCACCGACGGCCACCACCGTGGTCTTCCGCATCGTCGTCCACTCGGCGAGTTGCTGTTCCCATGGGGATCCCGCGAACACGAGCAGGCGGTAGTCGGTGGTCTTGGTCAGGTACACGTCGACGTGGCTCCAGTCGCCGGTCTCGCAGCCCACCGCGGGCAGACGGGGACATTCGCGCAGCATCAGGGCACCCTGTTGAGCAGACGAGAACCGGTGGGCCGGGGCTGCGAGGTGTGTGCCCGCCGGACCGAGCAGTAGGTCGGCGACGCGTGGGCGCCACGAGTCCTCGGTGTCGAGCAGGTGTGCGCTGGCGGTTGCCGACGCGGCCACCGCCCCGGCGAGCGCCGAGGTGTCACCACCGGACAACTGCTCCTCGAGGGCGATGAGCATCGCGACGGTGTGCTGGTAGGTGCGGCAGGCGACGCCGCCCTCCTCCGGATCGGCCGCGAGGTCGACGACTGCGCCGCACCGTTGCGCGAGCGCCGAACCCGGCGTGTTCGTGAGGGCGACGAAGGTCGCGGACGGGTTGGCTGCCTGCATGCGCTCGAGCGCGTCGAGGGTTTCCACCGATCCGCCCGTCGCCGAGGTCGCGACCACCAGGGCGCCAGCGCCCCAGCGCGGCAGCAGTGACGACGACGCGAGATCGGACACCGCGACCAGGCCGCGGGCCCGCATGCGTGCGGCGGCCACGCCACCGGCGTAGGCCGACGACCCCATGCCGATCAGCACCACCCGCTCGATGCCCGGCGGGACCACGTCGGCCCACGGATTGCCGGCGGCGAGGCTGGTCGCGAGCCGGCTGAGGACGGCCGGTTTACGTTCCAGATCGGCGACGAACGCGTCGGGGTTCACGTGCTTGTCCCTTCGTCGAGGAGGGCGGGCAGTGCCGCGTCGGGTACGTACATCCAGCGTGGGAGATGGCGTGCTGCATAGATGATCTCCCGAAGCACCTGTTGCAGCCGCAGCGCTCGCAGCGGCGCCGGGTCGTAGACCGAGCGGTGGCCGAGTGTCTCGAGCCGGTCCGTGTACGCGCCGACGAACGTGGTGCGGGCGAGGCGGTCGACGTCGGCGAGTGCCGCGGGGGCCAGCTCGGTGTACTTGCGGGCGACGATCGCGACGTGGGCCAGCGACTGCGCCATGCCCGCGACGTCGAGCGCGGCGGGGACGGGCTTGACCCGTGCTTCGGCCGGCAGCACAGGGTTGCCGTCGAAATCGGTGACCACGTAGCGGCCACCGGCGCGCAGCACCTGCCCGACGTGCAGGTCACCGTGGCCCGCGAGCACAGGGATGCCCGCGAGGTCGCCGAGCGTGCCGACGACGGCCTCGACGTCTTCTCGTCGGGCCCGCAGCAGTTCGCCGCTCACCGAGGTGCCCAGTGTCGCGGCGGTCTCGACGGTCTCCAGGGCGGCTTCGCGCCAGGACCGCGCGTCGGCCGCGGTGGCCGGGCGGGCCGTGTCCGCTTGGGCCGCATGCAGTTCCGCGACGACACACCCCACTGCGGTGACCGCGTCGACCAGCGCGGGGACGGCGGCGCGATCCTGTGCGGCATCGGTGACCAGCGCGACGGCCCACGTCCACCCGTCGACGGCGTCGGGCAGGTATTCGTCGACGGTGACCACCAGGGTCTCGGGATGGTCGGCGGTTTGCCACGTCACCAGCCCCCATGGCATCGGCATCCCCCGGAAACCGTTGCCGCGCAACGCCTTGATGCGCGCAGGCGCAGGGTGGGGTCCCTCCTGCAGGTGCGTGGCCCATTTGACGACGGCCGCATCGCCCACGATCACCGACTCGTTGGTCTGGTCGACGGTGATCGGGCGCTCTCCCCGCGCAGTCTGCGAAGCCCACGAAAGCAGCGTGAAATTGCCGTGTTTCGTGGTGCCCGGGTTCTGGTTCAGGGCATCCAGCATCGCCTCGGCGACCCCGTCGCCCGGTCCCGCGCGACGCCAGTGACCGTCGGCGTCACGGACCTGCGGCACTGCCGCATCGGGTTCGGACGTGATCACCAGACGGCGCCCGCCACCGAGGTCGAGCCGGTCGAGCTCGATCACGCCCGATGTTCCAGGCCGGCACGCTCGATGGCGTCGGCCCCCACGCGCAGGCCGTCCCTGGCACGGATCGCGGCACCGATGCCGTCGAGCTTGGTGCGCAGTTCGGTGTCGGCGAGCAGGCGGTCCACCGCGTCGGTCAGCTCGGCATCGGCGAACCCGTAGGTGTCCAGCCGGATGCCGAAGCCGAGTTCGTCGATGCGCTGGGCGTTTTCGTACTGGTCCCAGAACAGCGGCAGCACGACGAGCGGTTTGCCGAAGTGCAGCGTCTCGGTCACGGTGTTGTTGCCACCGTGTGAGATCACCAGGTCGACCTGCGGGATCACCTTGGTCTGCGGCAGCATCTGCGCGCCGGTCATGTTGTCGGCCAGGGTGATCTGGTCGGCCTGCGGACCCTTGCTGACGATGAACCGGTGCCGCGTCTTGCCCAGGACATCCACGAGGCGCTGCATGAGTTCGACATCGGCACCGCCCAGAGAACCCAGCGACAGGTAGATCAGCCCACTGTCGGCGGGGCGGTCGGCGAGATGCTCGGGCACGGTGTAGTCCTCGTCGGTCTCGCGCACGCTGGAATCCATGCGGATCCACGTGCCGTCGAGCGGACGGACCTGCGTGTAGTCGGCCTCGGCCGGATAGACGTAGAGGTTCGCGGCGTTGTCGCGCGGCATGAACTCCAGCTCGGGAAGCGGGTCGGCACCCTGGGCCTGCACCCACGCGTTGAAGTCGGTCCACATGGCGCGGTGGGTACGGTCGAATTCGGCGCGGTAGGCGGCCCATTCGGCATCGTCAGCACTCGGCAGGCCGGAAAACGGTGGCGGCACCTGCGCAGCGGTGATCTCCAGCGGGCTGCACGAGACGATCCGCACGAGCGGGACGCCCGCGGTGGCCAGCGCGGGGAACAGCACCACGTTGTCCTCGACGATGACGTCGGGCCGGTGGGTTTCGATGATCTCGCGCAGGCGCGGTTCGCAGTACTTCGCGCCGTCGATCAACGCCTGATAGGTCGGCTGGATGAACGTCTGCAACTGCTCGATGGTCGGCTTGCGGAACTCCGGTGCGGTCTCGGCGATGAAGTCGGTCCAGAACTTCCCCGGATCCTCGTCCTCGCCGCCCGCGGCCGGTTCGGCGAGATCCACGAGTTCCTCGATGAATCCGAACGGCGCGAGCTTGCCGGCCCAGGAGCTCTCCGCGGCGAACACGATCGTGTGGCCGCGTTCGCGCAGGACGGCCGCCAGCCCGATGCACTGATTGGTGGGGCCGTAGGCGGATTCGGGCCAGAACATGATCTTCAGCGTGTCGGAGGTGTTCACAATGGGCCCCTTCAGGTTCGGACGGGTCGGGGAAGCGGATGGCCGGTGGCCACCCGCGCGTAGTCACAGATCAGGTCGACGGCGGTGTCGACATCCAGGCTGGGGTGCCGTGCCACCATCCGGTAGCCGTAGGCGTCCTCGAGCGCGACGATGTTGCGCGCGACGGCCAGCGACGACGAGGTGAGCGCGAAAATACCCTGGGCGGCGCCGGATTCGAGGATCACCTGGTACATCGCGACCTGACGGTCATACAGCGCGGTCAGCATGACGGCGTAGGCCGGGTGACGTGCGGCCGCGCCGCCGAGCGCGCACATGAGCTTGACGTCGGGGTCGTCGGCGTCGACCGGCAGCCCGGATTCGATGGTCGTCACCAGCTTGCGGTCCGGTGGCGCATCCCCCGCGACGGCGCGCAGCCGCGCATCGTAGAAGCGCTCGATACCGGCCCGGTTGGCCTCGATCAGCAGGGTCTGGATATCCGGGAAGTGGTAGAGCACCGCGCTCGGTGTCAGGCCCGCCTCGGCCGCCACCTGCTTGAGCTGGACATCGACGCCGTGCTTCATCACCGCGCTCTGGGCAGCGCGCAGCAACTTCTCGCGACGTTCGGCTCGGCTGACGGGCACAGCGCCATGCTGCCAACGATCCGCGACCGGCGCGCGCGTTTTCCTGAACTCCGATGCAGTTTTTATCCAGCTTTTACATCGTGGTTGTCCCGCGCAGCGATAAACTTTCCTGAACTCGAATACAGGACTCGAAGGGAGCGCAACCGCATGCCGACCCTGCTGTCTGCTCGACAACTCCTCATCGCCGCCGCGTTCGCGGCCGCCACGCTGGCTCCCGTTGCCGTGCCGTTCCAGGCCGCCGCCGCGGAATGCCCCAGCGGAGAAGAAGGCGACCTGTACACCGGCACGTGTACGCCGGTTCTGGTCCCCAACTCCCCCGCGCCGGTCGCCATGCCCGCGGCCAACGAGTGCCCGCCCGGTGTCACCGGTGCCGAGTGCCAGCCGTCCACCGGCAACGAGGCAGGCCCGGTCATGCCCCAGCTGCCCGGGCAGGTCGAGCAGACGGGTCCTGAGGAAGAACTCCAGGACGTCGACACACCCGACTACTGACGGCCACTTGCCGCCGGTTGCCACGCCGCGAAACTGTAGTTGTCGAGCGGTTGTT
Coding sequences:
- a CDS encoding TMEM165/GDT1 family protein yields the protein MLAALALSFGVIFIAELGDKSQLMAMTFALRYRWWVVLGGITLATTAVHLISVAVGHYLGAALPTHLLGIVAGVAFVFFGLWTLRGDRLSEDEATRAQRTSAPAFFAVTSAFLLAELGDKTMLATITLAADNDWVGVWIGSTIGMVAADALAIVVGAIAGKHLPERMIQIAAAVLFLGFGFFMLLENIWHAPALLLVAASLGIVAALAAMVFALPERLRPQVLRRSSAAADTEEDTGLREPAQREV
- a CDS encoding carboxymuconolactone decarboxylase family protein is translated as MSSRPALNTALPEAYKSVITLNEQCEKAAADAGVSPLAVELVRIRASQINGCAFCLRMHVRDALAKGESTDRIAVIPAWRETAYFTDEERAALAIAEEITDISNPPRASDAELLTALSTQQVAVLRWLAVTINAFNRIAISSHYKVGP
- a CDS encoding amino acid ABC transporter substrate-binding protein/permease: MLAVAALVGLIPMVAPATASAEGETYVVATDITFAPFEFQDASGKFVGIDIDLINEIAADQNFTVTIKPLGFDAALQAVQANQADGVIAGMSITDERKKVFDFSDPYFESGVQMAVLASDDDIKSYEDLRGKRVAVKNGTEGAEFAESIKDKYGFTTVYFADSASMFDEVRTGNSQAVFEDYPVLQYGIAQGNGFKTVTPKEKGANYGFAVNKGQNAELLQKFNAGLAQLKESGRYDEIISTYLGEEAVDNDNSFLGLLKSTFPILMIGLRMTLILTVVSIAIALVLGVIFGLLRVSRSVVLRAIGTTYVDIFRGTPLLVQAFFIYFGIPSALGFQMSALTAGIITLSLNAGAYMTEIVRGGIQSVDKGQMEAARSLGIGYLPTMRKVILPQAIRTMIPSYINQFVITLKDTSILSVIGIAELTQTGRIIIARNFQSFTMWLIIGIIYFVVIMALTKLSDRVEKRLVK
- a CDS encoding GNAT family N-acetyltransferase, whose translation is MATTYVQVQAEPLTVAPRYSVLLSTDTELIEAGQRLRREVLTDECGYTAAGTGFDADSFDDHCVHVLVRDNRTEELVGCARILPTGGVFATGGLYAAKSFDLTALDPLRLSLLEWGHAVVRADHRNGAVLMMMWSAILDYADRYGYDHLFGCITVPTHPLGSVPGAQVRAVRDFMRRDFATPDCYAVHPYRPVVIDGVPLDDMPLDTAAVSDSPVPALVRGYLRLGARVCGEPAHDPLFGVAHFPTLLRTGRFDGGSVLNRTDGW
- a CDS encoding glucosamine kinase; the protein is MIELDRLDLGGGRRLVITSEPDAAVPQVRDADGHWRRAGPGDGVAEAMLDALNQNPGTTKHGNFTLLSWASQTARGERPITVDQTNESVIVGDAAVVKWATHLQEGPHPAPARIKALRGNGFRGMPMPWGLVTWQTADHPETLVVTVDEYLPDAVDGWTWAVALVTDAAQDRAAVPALVDAVTAVGCVVAELHAAQADTARPATAADARSWREAALETVETAATLGTSVSGELLRARREDVEAVVGTLGDLAGIPVLAGHGDLHVGQVLRAGGRYVVTDFDGNPVLPAEARVKPVPAALDVAGMAQSLAHVAIVARKYTELAPAALADVDRLARTTFVGAYTDRLETLGHRSVYDPAPLRALRLQQVLREIIYAARHLPRWMYVPDAALPALLDEGTST
- a CDS encoding DUF4193 domain-containing protein, whose amino-acid sequence is MATDYDAPRTKEVDEVADESLEDLAARRASADTAVIDEDEVVDSFDLPDVDLTGEELTVRVVPKQQDEFTCSSCFLVQHQNRLALQRGNEQICVDCV
- a CDS encoding SIS domain-containing protein — translated: MNPDAFVADLERKPAVLSRLATSLAAGNPWADVVPPGIERVVLIGMGSSAYAGGVAAARMRARGLVAVSDLASSSLLPRWGAGALVVATSATGGSVETLDALERMQAANPSATFVALTNTPGSALAQRCGAVVDLAADPEEGGVACRTYQHTVAMLIALEEQLSGGDTSALAGAVAASATASAHLLDTEDSWRPRVADLLLGPAGTHLAAPAHRFSSAQQGALMLRECPRLPAVGCETGDWSHVDVYLTKTTDYRLLVFAGSPWEQQLAEWTTMRKTTVVAVGGDVPSAQFTVRYPGDTDDDAGDLVRLLTEVLIPELVAARAWQESARNRTA
- a CDS encoding GNAT family N-acetyltransferase, with translation MSINAVRTGHEPASYSVRLSSEVVEDALRLRHEALAGHGLPAPALDGDRFDEHCLHVLVRDDASGELVGSCRILPHDGATDAGGLYLATAFDVSALDPLRPAALEFSRAVIRPGHRNSRAALALWSGVLGYAEQHGYAHLVGSVPMPLHPAGEVRAMRNLLRREHAAPGRYTVRPYRPVVHDALHLPGHEPQCTLPEPLAAQVRLGARLCGDPAYDPEFGVAHFPMLQFLRPS
- a CDS encoding glycosyltransferase produces the protein MNTSDTLKIMFWPESAYGPTNQCIGLAAVLRERGHTIVFAAESSWAGKLAPFGFIEELVDLAEPAAGGEDEDPGKFWTDFIAETAPEFRKPTIEQLQTFIQPTYQALIDGAKYCEPRLREIIETHRPDVIVEDNVVLFPALATAGVPLVRIVSCSPLEITAAQVPPPFSGLPSADDAEWAAYRAEFDRTHRAMWTDFNAWVQAQGADPLPELEFMPRDNAANLYVYPAEADYTQVRPLDGTWIRMDSSVRETDEDYTVPEHLADRPADSGLIYLSLGSLGGADVELMQRLVDVLGKTRHRFIVSKGPQADQITLADNMTGAQMLPQTKVIPQVDLVISHGGNNTVTETLHFGKPLVVLPLFWDQYENAQRIDELGFGIRLDTYGFADAELTDAVDRLLADTELRTKLDGIGAAIRARDGLRVGADAIERAGLEHRA